In one window of Bombus fervidus isolate BK054 chromosome 4, iyBomFerv1, whole genome shotgun sequence DNA:
- the Rpp21 gene encoding ribonuclease P protein subunit Rpp21 has translation MDTNTKLCQGKDIFERMNYLYQASYLMALKNRVVASYYGNIMVGCAKKSVLRIESDIKRTICKCCQSPLIPGETARVRLVSKPVKSVKWTCLTCLSVKRYPTKEGYKLWIEQPNSVVQVFNYAPKSLDNKSNIEVKKENLDKEKHMDTEKS, from the exons aTGG ataCAAATACAAAACTATGCCAAGgtaaagatatttttgaaaggATGAACTATTTGTATcag GCAAGTTACCTAATGGCATTGAAAAATAGAGTAGTGGCATCATATTATGGAAATATAATGGTTGGTTGTGCAAAAAAATCAGTTTTAAGAAT agAATCAGATATTAAAAGGACAATTTGTAAATGTTGTCAATCACCACTTATACCTGGTGAAACTGCAAGGGTGCGATTAGTGTCAAAACCGGTAAAAAGCGTGAAGTGGACATGTTTAACATGTTTAAGTGTTAAAAGATATCCCACAAAAGAAGGATATAAATTATGGATTGAACAACCTAATTCGGTAGTTCAAGTTTTCAATTATGCACCAAAATCGTTAGATAATAAGTCTAATATTGaggtaaaaaaagagaatttgGATAAAGAAAAACATATGGATACTGAAAAGAGTTAA
- the LOC139986855 gene encoding uncharacterized protein, translating into MRSNNFGKLRVQARQIDDGIEKLNTTWKLPHVLIGRFAECTAESDFYTEAMWNVIKSTQNGIEQTLSEMKEDSIHMEEFLQETKAQYESLKEQCDNLETVFEEYGYRYNENNVLEESNANSTRSPDQNSVEETENLKVEFTPNLSWKCKVKENGLLSACKDNYKSHMLMTALTNTSTSVFDHSS; encoded by the exons ATGCGTTCAaataattttggaaaattgagAGTTCAAGCTCGACAAATTGATGACGGCATTGAAAAACTAAATACAACATGGAAACTTCCACACGTTCTAATCGGACGTTTTGCAGAATGTACCGCAGAATCAGATTTTTATACCGAAGCTATGTGGAATGTTATAAAAAGTACACAG AATGGAATAGAACAAACTTTGTcagaaatgaaagaagattCAATTCATATGGAAGAATTTCTCCAAGAAACTAAGGCACAATATGAAAGCTTAAAAGAGCAGTGCGATAATTTGGAGACTGTTTTTGAAGAGTATGGTTATCGCTACAATGAAAATAATGTCTTGGAAGa atCAAATGCTAATAGTACAAGGAGCCCAGATCAGAACTCAGTTGAAGAAACAGAAAACTTAAAAGTTGAATTTACTCCTAATCTTAGTTGGAAAtgtaaagtaaaagaaaatggaTTATTATCAGCATGTAAAGATAATTATAAGTCACATATGCTTATGACAGCTTTAACTAATACTTCAACATCAGTTTTTGATCATAGTTCATAA
- the Usp1 gene encoding ubiquitin specific protease 1: MTVLETEEDADKRSVPPRKKLCLSLSGRARTISNNISQAPQISERESLLKRDTYTHSTIKMLNGYRNQLSNHQDGSYDVSNSGTEGLRIATLCNLGNTCFLNSVIYTLRFAPSFLHNLHHLATDLSNLNDKQLQTKIKSSSLGRTGVSLTSSGSRSWSSKDLLALAGPTGDSNKHRIQIATEKLHELFMALRASEARENSEPYQPDAFLQALRDVNPIFEGNQQQDAHELLVCLLDNIRETFQLLVRHRESQFGQNNDGLSDFSTEHLTDVQSEGSNSNKRSIRKSRKKKKITTRGSSSCLVQSNLNGVSVSSRPYEHMKYYMKYCMKYENGHTEFPETNGEISSHRLESKKCFISEDFEGVSLLRTTCLECEHVTERKETFCDICVPIDIDRSSEKDKEVRPMDSSEVYKRAVVTSELLWGRDKYWCARCLRYNEARRAVCFPSLPRLLILQLKRFSTAAGSMEKINNHMPTPLTLQCFCEECNNDQTRGTTSGRSESRHVYKLYSVIMHQGATMTAGHYVAYTRLPDESAFAEYFQCDRGSKRQTSGQGSSSSTNTNSSSSDKTSGILKYFRSKPSASETKEQLIRFGCRSMDCCGIRRHKHTSTWLECDDEAVHVIPLRELEDKLAPNPRNSATPYLLFYVRSMT, encoded by the exons ATGACAGTATTAGAAACAGAAGAAGATGCGGATAAACGTTCAGTTCCCCCTAGGAAGAAACTTTGCTTATCCCTTTCTGGTCGTGCACGTACAATTTCTAACAACATTTCTCAGGCTCCTCAGATTTCAGAGAGGGAGAGCCTTTTAAAGAGAGATACCTATACACATA GTACAATCAAAATGTTGAATGGTTATCGCAATCAATTGAGCAATCACCAAGATGGAAGTTATGATGTATCAAATAGTGGTACAGAAGGATTAAGAATAGCTACTTTATGTAATTTAGGAAATACATGTTTTTTGAATAGTGTGATATATACGTTACGATTTGCACCATCCTTCCTACATAATTTGCATCATTTGGCCACCGATTTGTCTAATTTAAATGATAAACAACTTCAAACAAAA ataAAGTCATCATCTTTGGGAAGAACTGGTGTGTCACTTACATCAAGTGGCAGCAGGAGTTGGAGCAGTAAAGACCTATTAGCTTTGGCTGGACCTACGGGAGATAGTAACAAACATAGAATACAAATTGCTACTGAAAAGTTACATGAATTGTTCATGGCATTACGTGCATCTGAAGCAAGAGAAAACAGTGAACCGTATCAACCAGATGCATTTTTGCAAGCTCTTAG AGATGTGAATCCTATCTTTGAAGGAAATCAACAGCAAGATGCTCATGAGCTTTTAGTGTGTTTACTAGATAACATCCGGGAAACATTCCAATTGTTGGTTAGGCATAGAGAAAGTCAGTTTGGACAAAATAACGATGGATTATCAGACTTCTCTACAGAACATTTAACAGATGTACAATCAGAAGGTAGTAATTCCAACAAAAGAAGCATTCGTAAAtctagaaaaaagaaaaagataacaaCAAGAGGAAGTTCATCTTGTCTTGTACAATCAAATCTAAACGGTGTATCAGTATCTTCTAGACCATATgaacatatgaaatattatatgaaatactgtatgaaatatgaaaatggtCATACTGAATTTCCGGAAACTAATGGAGAGATAAGTAGTCATAGACTGGAAAGCAAAAAGTGTTTTATTTCTGAAGATTTTGAGGGAGTTAGCCTTTTGCGGACTACATGTCTAGAGTGTGAGCATGTTACAGAACGAAAGGAAACATTTTGCGATATATGTGTGCCTATTGATATAGACAGATCAAGTGAAAAAG atAAGGAAGTAAGACCAATGGATAGTAGTGAAGTATACAAACGTGCAGTAGTTACTAGTGAACTTCTTTGGGGTAGAGATAAATATTGGTGCGCTCGTTGTCTTCGTTATAATGAAGCTCGCAGAGCTGTGTGTTTTCCATCTTTACCAAGGCTACTTATATTGCAGTTGAAAAGATTTTCTACTGCAGCAGG GTCaatggaaaaaattaataatcataTGCCAACACCGTTAACGTTACAATGTTTTTGCGAAGAATGCAACAATGATCAAACACGGGGAACTACAAGTGGCAGATCAGAGTCacgacatgtatataaattatattctgtaaTTATGCACCAGGGTGCGACAATGACAGCTGGTCATTATGTCGCTTATACTCGTTTACCTGATGAATCTGCATTTGCAGAATATTTTCAATGCGATCGAGGTAGTAAACGACAAACTTCTGGTCAGGGTAGTAGCAGTAGCACAAACACAAATTCGTCTTCATCAGACAAAACATCtggtatattaaaatactttagaAGTAAACCAAGTGCTAGTGAAACTAAGGAACAATTAATTCGGTTTGGTTGTCGTAGTATGGATTGTTGTGGTATTCGACGTCATAAACATACTAGCACATGGTTGGAATGTGATGACGAAGCAGTACATGTAATCCCATTACGAGAGTTAGAAGATAAATTAGCGCCAAATCCACGAAATTCCGCCACTCCTTACCTCCTGTTCTATGTAAGATCTATgacgtaa
- the LOC139986856 gene encoding uncharacterized protein has protein sequence MKYQQISVDFISMVYTACSYLALAGVVWIFLRLIQACFWLPRHLKRQNNVQRMLQDKMEGYEKYILECERREKIEQEMQGGDAKCDPEQAEKWKERRECLEMLKRELSKIRDGGDNSQDWDYLLEDDEKKEASITEIQEDEISIDEPNGKINASTNVIKQVADSEEKKDK, from the exons ATGAAGTACCAGCAGATCTCGGTCGATTTTATAAGCATGGTGTACACCGCTTGTTCGTACTTGGCTCTCGCTGGAGTTGTTTGGATATTCTTACGACTCATCCAGGCGTGCTTTTGGTTACCACGCCATCTGAAAAGACAAAATAATGTCCAACGAATGCTGCAAGACAAG ATGGAGGGCTATGAGAAGTACATATTGGAAtgcgaaagaagagaaaagattgAACAAGAAATGCAAGGCGGGGATGCCAAGTGTGATCCTGAGCAAGCggaaaaatggaaagaacGAAGAGAATGTCTGGAAATGTTGAAGAGGGAATTAAGTAAAATTCGCGATGGCGGTGACAATTCGCAAGACTGGGACTATCTTCTGGAAGATGATGAAAAGAAGGAAGCTAGTATAACAGAAATTCAAGAGGACGAAATTTCTATAGATGAACCTAAtggtaaaataaacgcaagcACGAACGTGATCAAACAAGTAGCCGATTCGGAGGAGAAAAAGGACAAATAA